GACGATGAAAACAAGAGCAATCAATAGAAGAATGCCGATTACAGGAAATAGATAAGACAAAGACATTTAGATTTCCTCCTTTAGTTTCTTTTCAATTTTAAAAACACCTTTTTGCACATCTACAATTCTTACTTTTTCTCCCGGTAACAAAGAGGACCCATCTGTAATAGCAGGGGCACTCATTCGGAAGCCTGCCTGGGTGTAGACAATTTCACCTTTTGAATGCTGTGATACTGTTGCCAAAACTTCTGCATCTTTACCAATCATTTCTTTTGAACCTTTGGCATTGCTTTTTTGGGCTTTTTGAAGAGGAATCATGACGAGAAAAATCAGTAAAGTGGACGAGACTATTCCAATAAATATAGACAATAATGTAACTTCAAATGGCGGTAAATGAAACGTTTTTTCAAAAAAAAGTCCCATTGCACCAAACATTGTCACAAATGTAGCAATAACGGAAGGGGATAAAAAAGGAATTTCTCCTTCGACATGGAAATCAGTGTGAAGTATTCCACCCAAAAGGAACGATGTAAAAATAAATATGCCTCCAACCAAAAAACTAATTAAATAAATAGTATCCATTCACGCCCTCCTTTCGTGATAAAGAAATCTATAAATAATGGAAAAAGATAAAAATAAAGAAAACTCGCTGATTGGCCAGCCCCTAAGGGCGATGACAGAAGCGTAGTTGCCCTTATGCGCTAGCAGAATCTATGTATATAAATTCTGATTAGCTAAAAAAGAGTAATAGAAATTAATATTAGAAAAGGTTTGGATTCATTAACAATTAAACAGTTATAAATATCAACTAAAAATTGCCAAGTGCCAATACAAACGTTCAAAATAAACAAATAAATGATTACTTATTGACCGACATAACTACTTTTACACATAAATATCCAATTATTTACTACATATTGATAAAATTATCATAACAGCATATTCCTTTTTATACCATATTTAATTATCATACTACTTATGTAAGTTATACTGACAAGAAAAATGGTGCCGGAATACTGTATTTCTTTGCATTATTAGATGGTCTGGATTTTCAGTAAAACTGCTTTTTTCTTAGTTTCATAAAATATATAAGTTAATTGATTAAGTAAGCTAGTCTGTTAGGATATCTTTTCCCAATAACTCCTGAACACATAGGCATCTCTGCAAGTGAATACAATGTAATAAATCTTTTCACAAGGGGCGATGAGATGCCTAATCACATAAATCATCAATTAACGACTGAACAAATGATTAGCATTATTAGAAATGGTCTTAAAAAGTCACATGTGCCCAAGCATATTACTATTGTTGGTGCAGGACTAGCAGGTCTGGTTGCAGCTTCTCTATTGAAGGAGGCAGGGCATAACGTCACAATCCTAGAAGCCAACAACATTGTTGGCGGACGTGCCTATACAATCCGTTCACCCTTTAGCAATGGGCTTTATTTAAACGCGGGTCCAATGCGCATTCCTAGTACCCATTTTTTGACCTTAGCGTATATTGATAAATTTGGTCTACCCAGGAACCAGTTTATTAACCGAACTCCTACGGATATTCTTTATATCAATGGTATCAAAACACGTCTTAACATTTTTGAACGTAATCCAGGTATTCTAAACTTTCCTGTTGCCCCTAATGAAAGAGGCATGAGCGCAGAGGAACTGATTAATTTAGCTAAAAAGCCAATTATCGACTTTATAAAGATGGACCCAAAGAGAAATTGGGCTCTTGTAGAAAAAGAATTTAAAAACTACTCACTAGGTTCTTTCTTAAAATCTTACCATTATAAATATGGAACGACTTTTTCAGATGGAGCAGTGGATATGATCGGTGTGCTCCTTGACTTAGAGGCATATATGGGGATGTCATTTATTGAATTTTTACGTGAAGATTTTATCCTAAGCACTGATCGTTTCTATGAGATAACTGGCGGTATGGATCTGCTGCCGAGGGGATTTCTCCCTCAATTAAATGAAGACATTAGGTTCTACCAAAGGATGACGAAAATTGTCCAATATAACCACAGTGTAACCATTCATTCCACCCATCAGCACACCTTAGAGAATTCAACTATAACTAGTGATCTTGCCATCGTTACCATCCCCTTTTCCGTGTTACGATTTGTAAAAGTGGAACCCTACCATTCTTTTTCTTATTATAAACGAAGAGCGATTCGAGAACTGAACTATATGAGTTCAACAAAAATCGGAATTGAATTCAAAAGTAGATTTTGGGAAAGGTACGGACAAAATGGTGGTAAATCCATTACTGATCTGCCGATTCGCTTCACTTATTACCCAAGTCAGGGGATTGGTACCAATGGGCCTGCTGTAGTTTTGGCAAGTTATACATGGGCGGATGAGGCTTTAACCTGGAACGGTCAATCAAAAGAAGATCGGATTCAGTATGCTCTAAGGAACCTAGCTGAAATTTACGGAGACCAAGTGTATTCTGAATTTGTTTCAGGAGCTTCCTTTAGTTGGGTCGATAATCCATTTTCTACTGGAGCTTTCGTGACCTTTGTACCGAGTCAGGAAACCGAAATTTATCCTTATATCACAATGCCAGAAGGAAGAGTGCACTTTGCAGGAGAACATACAACACTCACCCATGGTTGGATGCAAGGTGCTATTGAATCTGGAATACGGGTTGCAAATGAAGTGAATGACTTACCAAAATAACTTAAACAGATATTCCTTTTCAATTAAACAACCCTATTAAACAAGTATATAGTTGGCTTCATCATCTGTATTATTTTTCAAAACTTTTATATTCATAATTTGGTCTAAATCTATCAAAAATTAAATATTTTATAGAAAGGTACAATATGAGTTTTTTTATGTACCAAATACTATATGAAATAGGAGATGCCAAAATGAATGTTGTTTATTTTTTCGAAAACAAAAACCTTTTACTAAGTCAACTACTTAAACATGTACCATCCGTGGGTGAAGATCTAACAATTAAAGGTCGTAAAGGAAAGGTTTCAAGCGTTAATAGTGTAGATGAAAATAGTATTCATGTGCAAGTTATCTTAGAAAAAGTTAATAAAAGTAAACTTATAGTAGATAATTCAAAAAAGAAAAAGTAAGGAGAATCTATTTATTCCTTCACTAACTGAAATGGTGCTATTTTAAAAAATACAGTGGAAAATCAATACCCCTTATGTTTAAAAGCAAAAAGAATGCACATGAAAGTTTTGTCTACTTGGTGCATTCTTCTTGCTTACATGTTATGATTTTAAAATTTCCTAAATAATTAAAAAATCTAGTACATGTGACTAGATTCTCCTTTTTACTTCCTCTCTTATTGATTCAATAAGAGTATCCGATAAGTTTGCTGGAATAGATGTACCGTCCTCAAATATCCAGGCATTAATTAACTCAAGGTCTGCTTTTTTTAAAGTAATGCTATACTCTTTTTTATTATGAGTAAATTCAACTGAAGCGTATTCTTCACTATCAAAATCGTCATCAATAATCATGCTAGTTATTTCATATGGTTTCACGATGTGCCTCCTTTTTTCATTCTCTTATCATGTATAGAATTTACTGTTAAATTTTGTTTATGCACTATTTCATATTTCCCTCTTAATCTTAATAAATTCTGCTATAACATAAATCTCCAACATTTTCTCTTTTAAAAGTTTAATTTTTTTAAAATAATTAAATTTGAAATCATAGAAAAAACGCTAAATCTCTCAACAGACTTACCGTTTTTCTTCACGCATAAAATTATGTACCGAAAATCCAATCTATTGTGTTTGTTCAACTGCTTTTAGTATTCCATTTAGGATTTCAATAGGCGAAGGTGGAGCACCAGGAACATAGACGTTCACTGGGATGATTTGATCCACCCCCCCATAATGGGCATACGTTCTACCAATTAATCCAATACCACATGCATCATCGCCAATCGCAACTACCAATTTTGGAGATGGGACTGCCTCAAAGGTTTTACGAACGGCTTCCTCAAGATTACGAGTAACCCCGCCAGTTACTAGTAACATATCGGCATGACGGGGGGATGCCACAAAGTCGATACCAAAACGTTGCACATCATACACCGGGTTAAGTAAGGCATTAATTTCCCACTCACAAGCATTTGAAGAACCTGAGTCTAAATGGCGGATATGCAATGATCTCCCAAATATTTTTTTGATAAGCCCGGGCGCCTTTTCTAGCAGTTGATCCAAATCATTTACAACATCCAATTTTGGATGGACAGCAGTAGTGATGTCTGGCGTGGGTGTATCTAATGTTGTTGAGTTTGAACGTAAATCTTGAAGTGGCATGGTACCAATACCATATTTCCATAACTGCTTCAAAACGAAGAACATTGGACTACCTTCCTTTCTTTATTGCACCTGAACTAACGGTCACAACAAGAGTAACAGAGTTCAAAGCTTTTATTAATTAAAGGAAAATCCGGAACGATATTACCTGGGACCGCAGTAGGAACAGCTGGCCAATTTGCATATGAAGCAGACCTGACACGGTACCGATAAATCGTATTATTTAATCCCGTCATTACAAAATGGACATTTTCTCCTCTTGGTGACTCCGTTATTCCTATTCCGTATTGATATGCTGGCAGTTCACCTAACGGAATACGAATATCACCTTTGGGAATTTTCTCGATGATTTGCCTTATTAATTTCGCTGATTGTGTGGATTCCACAGCACGAATTAAAAACCGGGCTAACACATCCCCATCTTCTAAAACAGGTACTTCAAACTGAAGCTCCTGATATGCCGCGTGTGGAAAGTCTTTGCGAGCATCCATATCAATATTTGACGCACGAGCAGCAGGTCCGACCACTGCAAATTGTTCGGCAATATCCTCTTTCAAGATTCCCGTTTTCCGGTAACGATCCAAGGCAATGTTATTTTCTAAAATATCATGGATGATCTGTTGGATCTTAAACGCAACGTCCAGTGAAATGCGAGAAATTTCGTTTAATTGTTCACTGGTTAAATCTCTTAAAACACCACCTGGAATGATCATACCCCTGAGATAACGGTGATTGAAGATCCGGGCATTTAATTGCATCAGCGTTTCTTTTAACCGTGCACCATGATTTGAGCCGAAGGCAAAGCCGATTCCAGCACATATATTCCCAATGTCCCCGACATGGTTGTACAACCGCTCCATCTCAGCTAACAAAGAGCGGATGTAGAGTGCACGTTCCGGAATAGTCAAGCCAGCAATCTGTTCAACAGCCTGTGCATATGAAAGTGCATGGGAAACACTGCAAACTCCGCAAAGTTGTTCAGCAAGTAACGAACCTTCCATTACATCCATTCCTTCGCTTCGCTTTTCCATACCGCGATGTGTGTAAAAAAGTCGGGCTTCTAAATGAAATATGGTATCCCCCATCACTTGGAAGCGAAAATGGCCAGGTTCGATAACTCCAGCATGAATCGGACCAACAGGAATTTCAAAAACTCCTTCTCCCTCAACCCTTGGATAAGAAAAAACGCCATTACCACTCCTAGGTTCTATTTGATCAAGAGGAAAATCCTTACGGAGTGGATAAACACCTTCAGGAAAATCGTCATGCAAAATAAGACTTCTTAGATCAGGGTGTCCAACGGGCCGTGTACCAAATAAATCATATGCTTCCCTTTCATACCAAGCAGCTGCAGGCAATAATTCTGCT
The Neobacillus sp. PS3-40 genome window above contains:
- a CDS encoding NfeD family protein translates to MDTIYLISFLVGGIFIFTSFLLGGILHTDFHVEGEIPFLSPSVIATFVTMFGAMGLFFEKTFHLPPFEVTLLSIFIGIVSSTLLIFLVMIPLQKAQKSNAKGSKEMIGKDAEVLATVSQHSKGEIVYTQAGFRMSAPAITDGSSLLPGEKVRIVDVQKGVFKIEKKLKEEI
- a CDS encoding flavin monoamine oxidase family protein, with protein sequence MPNHINHQLTTEQMISIIRNGLKKSHVPKHITIVGAGLAGLVAASLLKEAGHNVTILEANNIVGGRAYTIRSPFSNGLYLNAGPMRIPSTHFLTLAYIDKFGLPRNQFINRTPTDILYINGIKTRLNIFERNPGILNFPVAPNERGMSAEELINLAKKPIIDFIKMDPKRNWALVEKEFKNYSLGSFLKSYHYKYGTTFSDGAVDMIGVLLDLEAYMGMSFIEFLREDFILSTDRFYEITGGMDLLPRGFLPQLNEDIRFYQRMTKIVQYNHSVTIHSTHQHTLENSTITSDLAIVTIPFSVLRFVKVEPYHSFSYYKRRAIRELNYMSSTKIGIEFKSRFWERYGQNGGKSITDLPIRFTYYPSQGIGTNGPAVVLASYTWADEALTWNGQSKEDRIQYALRNLAEIYGDQVYSEFVSGASFSWVDNPFSTGAFVTFVPSQETEIYPYITMPEGRVHFAGEHTTLTHGWMQGAIESGIRVANEVNDLPK
- a CDS encoding NADH-quinone oxidoreductase subunit B family protein, producing the protein MFFVLKQLWKYGIGTMPLQDLRSNSTTLDTPTPDITTAVHPKLDVVNDLDQLLEKAPGLIKKIFGRSLHIRHLDSGSSNACEWEINALLNPVYDVQRFGIDFVASPRHADMLLVTGGVTRNLEEAVRKTFEAVPSPKLVVAIGDDACGIGLIGRTYAHYGGVDQIIPVNVYVPGAPPSPIEILNGILKAVEQTQ
- a CDS encoding NADH-quinone oxidoreductase subunit C, with amino-acid sequence MKIEVIHADRNQLEKAYKSVMGPHFRLLTMVASDEKELGIDRFKLRYFFAVGDNRVLVLETVVPEEDPSFSSLAELLPAAAWYEREAYDLFGTRPVGHPDLRSLILHDDFPEGVYPLRKDFPLDQIEPRSGNGVFSYPRVEGEGVFEIPVGPIHAGVIEPGHFRFQVMGDTIFHLEARLFYTHRGMEKRSEGMDVMEGSLLAEQLCGVCSVSHALSYAQAVEQIAGLTIPERALYIRSLLAEMERLYNHVGDIGNICAGIGFAFGSNHGARLKETLMQLNARIFNHRYLRGMIIPGGVLRDLTSEQLNEISRISLDVAFKIQQIIHDILENNIALDRYRKTGILKEDIAEQFAVVGPAARASNIDMDARKDFPHAAYQELQFEVPVLEDGDVLARFLIRAVESTQSAKLIRQIIEKIPKGDIRIPLGELPAYQYGIGITESPRGENVHFVMTGLNNTIYRYRVRSASYANWPAVPTAVPGNIVPDFPLINKSFELCYSCCDR